The following are from one region of the Herpetosiphonaceae bacterium genome:
- the fabG gene encoding 3-oxoacyl-ACP reductase FabG — MGIELNNRVAVVTGGANGIGYATSLTFAQAGASVAVWDYNDEAGQRAVEALDGIGAQALFCKVNVASQPDVEAAVAATLERFGRIDILINNAGITRDAQLVKVKDGEVVGKLSEDDFDRVIAVNLKGVFNCTQAVVPTMIRQRYGRIVNAASVVGLYGNFGQTNYVASKSGVIGMTKVWSRELGRRGITVNAVAPGFIATEMTQGMPEHVLSAMVEHTPVGRIGQPQDIANAYLFLVSDEASFISGTVLSVDGGLIMGT; from the coding sequence ATGGGAATCGAATTGAACAACCGGGTCGCCGTGGTGACTGGCGGCGCAAACGGCATCGGCTACGCGACTTCGCTGACCTTTGCCCAGGCGGGCGCGTCCGTGGCCGTGTGGGACTACAACGACGAGGCCGGGCAGCGCGCCGTCGAGGCGCTTGACGGCATCGGCGCGCAGGCGCTCTTCTGTAAGGTCAACGTCGCGTCGCAGCCCGATGTCGAGGCGGCGGTCGCGGCGACGCTGGAGCGCTTTGGCCGGATCGACATCCTGATCAACAACGCCGGGATCACCCGCGACGCGCAGCTCGTCAAGGTCAAAGATGGCGAGGTCGTCGGCAAGCTCAGCGAGGACGATTTCGACCGGGTGATCGCGGTCAATCTCAAGGGCGTCTTCAACTGCACGCAGGCGGTCGTCCCGACGATGATTCGGCAGCGCTATGGCCGCATCGTCAACGCCGCGTCGGTGGTGGGGCTGTACGGAAACTTCGGCCAGACCAACTATGTCGCCTCGAAGTCCGGCGTGATCGGCATGACCAAGGTCTGGTCGCGGGAGCTGGGCAGGCGAGGCATTACGGTCAACGCGGTCGCGCCCGGCTTTATCGCCACCGAGATGACACAGGGCATGCCTGAGCATGTGCTCTCGGCGATGGTCGAGCACACGCCCGTGGGCCGTATCGGACAGCCGCAGGACATCGCCAACGCCTATCTGTTCCTGGTTTCGGACGAGGCCAGCTTTATCAGCGGGACGGTGCTGAGCGTGGACGGCGGCCTGATCATGGGCACGTAA